From Vibrio fortis, a single genomic window includes:
- a CDS encoding DUF3187 family protein gives MLPFNAASSPMFLYAQSPIHSNVLSTQLRSAEPNRTGIFEFKSSYTQASIWAHTSDYSLDYYQNQTHLALQWQVSPVWKTELEYRKVTAVNNGLDSFVMGFHDLFGIGQNGRDEVEDDQFNMDFHKAGISISDFEGDDLTNAVTWYNELLLYNHGPSALSIGGSLFYNKVKGGEFARSSFEQGIQANYSFINPQHRIFTTLGLVHRNGDKYVTELENFSFSWAVGYEYMFNLRHSVVLESLNYHGWATNDPDFSEPSNEVVLGYRYRLQPVMIEALMTENIRNMDNSTDIAFTLSFGIKM, from the coding sequence TTGTTGCCTTTTAATGCTGCATCGTCCCCAATGTTTCTTTATGCTCAATCCCCAATTCACTCAAACGTTCTGTCAACGCAACTGCGGAGCGCCGAGCCGAATAGAACAGGAATCTTTGAGTTCAAATCTTCGTATACACAAGCGAGTATTTGGGCCCACACTAGCGATTATTCACTGGATTACTACCAGAATCAGACCCATCTAGCATTGCAGTGGCAAGTCTCTCCAGTTTGGAAAACAGAGCTCGAGTACCGCAAGGTGACAGCGGTAAACAATGGGTTGGACAGTTTTGTGATGGGCTTTCATGATCTATTTGGTATTGGTCAAAATGGTCGAGATGAAGTTGAAGATGATCAATTTAATATGGACTTTCACAAAGCAGGTATTTCAATCTCTGACTTCGAAGGGGATGATTTGACCAATGCTGTGACTTGGTACAACGAGTTACTACTTTATAACCATGGTCCAAGCGCATTATCGATTGGGGGCTCGCTGTTTTACAACAAGGTCAAAGGTGGTGAGTTTGCACGTTCAAGCTTCGAACAAGGGATACAAGCTAACTATAGTTTTATTAATCCACAACATCGAATCTTTACGACATTAGGATTGGTGCATCGTAATGGAGATAAATACGTAACTGAGCTTGAAAACTTCAGCTTTAGTTGGGCTGTCGGATACGAGTACATGTTCAATTTGCGCCATAGTGTTGTCCTTGAGTCATTGAACTATCATGGTTGGGCGACCAACGATCCTGACTTTTCAGAACCTTCTAATGAAGTGGTGCTTGGCTATCGCTACCGCTTGCAACCCGTCATGATTGAAGCGTTGATGACTGAAAACATCCGTAACATGGATAACAGCACCGACATCGCATTTACACTCAGTTTCGGAATTAAAATGTAA
- a CDS encoding porin, which produces MKKTLIALAIASISSSAFAVSTSSQNSQNEEMFAFNPMHKDQFSVSGSFGVGGYYDTGSKAFYDDWATGLTLALNYRNNRVVAYVETDLMLNYTTDNNVANADAATSGWVNGIDTGPATHVDKAWIGFDTGYGIASFGWENDTALDKVDGAGDTTYEFGASAGDASDAFNVVKFQGATNGFAYAISYFETEDDHNDADKGVNGYIGLEQEVFSVYAGYETRDDEKDYEVYSLSGNMKLGSMKLGLNSWIDQNDEMKNTGFYFSGGYTLSEDLTIAAGYAFNTNEEDNLSDVDSSYINVAAMYRISDNADMGIDIKQDLEGARIGSSDLQYDEEIHVFAAAYYYF; this is translated from the coding sequence ATGAAAAAAACACTCATTGCTCTTGCGATTGCAAGCATCTCTAGCTCTGCGTTTGCGGTAAGCACAAGCAGCCAAAATAGCCAAAACGAAGAAATGTTCGCGTTTAATCCAATGCACAAAGATCAGTTCTCAGTATCTGGTTCTTTCGGTGTGGGTGGTTACTACGATACAGGTTCAAAAGCATTCTATGACGATTGGGCAACAGGCCTAACTCTGGCTCTTAATTACCGCAATAACCGCGTTGTGGCTTACGTAGAAACAGACCTAATGCTTAACTACACAACAGACAACAATGTTGCGAATGCTGACGCTGCAACTTCTGGTTGGGTTAACGGCATCGACACTGGTCCTGCAACGCACGTTGATAAAGCATGGATCGGTTTTGATACTGGCTACGGTATCGCGTCTTTCGGTTGGGAGAACGACACAGCTCTAGATAAAGTTGATGGCGCTGGCGATACAACTTACGAGTTCGGTGCTTCTGCTGGTGATGCATCAGATGCGTTCAACGTAGTTAAGTTCCAAGGTGCAACCAACGGTTTTGCTTACGCTATCTCTTACTTCGAGACTGAAGACGATCACAACGATGCAGACAAAGGCGTGAATGGTTACATCGGCCTTGAGCAAGAAGTATTCAGCGTATACGCAGGTTACGAAACTCGTGATGATGAGAAAGACTACGAAGTTTACTCTCTATCAGGCAACATGAAGCTAGGCTCAATGAAACTTGGTCTAAACTCTTGGATTGATCAGAACGACGAGATGAAGAACACTGGTTTCTACTTCTCTGGTGGCTACACGCTATCTGAAGACCTAACAATCGCTGCAGGTTACGCGTTCAACACGAACGAAGAAGACAACCTATCGGATGTTGACTCTTCTTACATCAACGTTGCTGCAATGTACCGAATCTCTGATAACGCTGACATGGGTATCGATATCAAACAAGACCTAGAAGGCGCTCGTATCGGTAGCTCTGACCTTCAATACGATGAGGAAATTCACGTATTTGCAGCGGCTTACTACTACTTCTAA
- a CDS encoding M3 family metallopeptidase, whose product MNPTQYLNQLNKDYLAVHQEKEAFFWDTYMGISGDHDGSTRAQTAWTQFLSNADKIAEVEAQLNKAYLIQDDEEKSATVTGLQGWLATFKAHAIEGEDAQKFKSELIAFEAELFEKKQNHTMTYTNEEGKQVEGSLPVLGSSIRNSASEAVRRSAHQALLDLEQWLLGNGFIELIQQRNAFARSLGFNNYFDYSVVKTEQMTTEELFAILDDFEVRTRDSHLNSLNNLAKEKGESALAGHNFTYSFAGDVMNELDPYVPFSQSLRRWVESFGRLNIEYSQATLKLDLLDRKGKYPNGFCHGPTPSFYDQGQWVPAQVNFTSNAKPDQVGSGFDGINTLFHEGGHAAHFANVKMNAPCFSQEFSPTSMAYAETQSMFCDSLLDDADWLKQYALNAKGEPVPDSLIKAMIDSKQPFKAYQERCILVVPYFERALYQLEDSELTPENITQLARRTEKEILGLESSPRPLMAIPHLLSDEAACAYQGYLLAHMAVYQTRAYFTDKFGYLTDNPEIGPLLAKHYWHDGNRVNHNTTIERLTGEGFNAKYLADACNLTSAQAWQIEQDKIAALSKRERASASSLNAQISIVDGAFEIANNQKSDEMMLEAFEGYIADKYHA is encoded by the coding sequence ATGAACCCAACTCAATACCTCAACCAGCTGAACAAAGACTACCTAGCTGTTCATCAGGAGAAAGAAGCTTTCTTTTGGGATACGTACATGGGCATTAGCGGCGACCATGATGGGTCAACGCGCGCACAAACAGCATGGACTCAATTTCTCAGCAATGCAGACAAAATTGCTGAGGTTGAAGCGCAGCTGAATAAAGCGTATCTAATCCAAGATGACGAAGAGAAAAGTGCAACCGTAACAGGCCTTCAAGGTTGGTTGGCCACGTTCAAAGCTCATGCGATAGAGGGTGAGGATGCGCAAAAATTTAAATCTGAATTGATTGCGTTTGAAGCCGAACTGTTTGAGAAGAAACAGAACCACACCATGACCTACACCAATGAAGAAGGTAAACAAGTAGAAGGCTCGTTACCTGTGCTGGGTTCTTCTATTCGAAATAGTGCTAGTGAAGCTGTTCGTCGCTCTGCTCACCAAGCCTTACTTGACCTTGAACAGTGGTTGCTGGGCAACGGTTTCATTGAGCTGATCCAACAGAGAAATGCATTCGCTCGTTCGCTCGGTTTTAATAACTACTTCGACTACTCAGTTGTGAAAACCGAACAAATGACGACCGAAGAGCTGTTTGCCATTTTGGATGACTTCGAGGTTCGCACTCGAGACAGCCACCTAAACAGCCTTAATAACTTGGCAAAAGAAAAAGGCGAATCTGCGCTCGCAGGTCATAACTTCACCTACTCCTTTGCAGGTGATGTGATGAATGAGCTAGACCCATACGTGCCTTTTTCACAATCACTTAGACGTTGGGTAGAATCTTTTGGGCGTCTTAATATCGAGTATTCCCAGGCGACACTTAAGCTCGACTTACTCGATAGAAAAGGCAAATACCCAAATGGTTTTTGTCACGGCCCTACGCCCTCTTTTTACGACCAAGGTCAATGGGTGCCTGCACAAGTCAACTTCACCAGTAACGCCAAACCCGATCAAGTGGGCAGCGGTTTCGATGGTATCAATACGCTTTTCCATGAGGGAGGACATGCTGCGCACTTCGCCAATGTGAAGATGAACGCACCTTGCTTCTCACAAGAGTTTTCTCCAACCTCAATGGCTTATGCAGAAACTCAGTCGATGTTCTGTGACAGCCTACTGGATGATGCAGACTGGCTGAAGCAATATGCACTGAACGCAAAAGGCGAGCCTGTTCCGGATTCTTTGATCAAAGCGATGATCGACAGCAAACAACCGTTCAAGGCTTATCAAGAACGCTGTATTCTGGTTGTTCCGTACTTTGAACGTGCACTTTACCAGCTCGAAGACAGCGAGTTAACGCCGGAAAACATCACTCAACTTGCTCGTCGTACTGAGAAGGAAATCCTAGGGTTAGAATCAAGCCCTCGCCCATTGATGGCGATCCCTCACCTACTTTCTGACGAAGCAGCCTGTGCTTACCAAGGTTACTTACTGGCACACATGGCGGTTTATCAAACGCGCGCTTACTTCACTGACAAGTTTGGTTACTTAACCGATAACCCAGAGATTGGACCTTTGCTTGCTAAGCATTACTGGCATGATGGAAACCGTGTTAATCACAACACCACCATCGAGCGTCTTACTGGAGAAGGCTTTAATGCTAAATACCTAGCCGACGCGTGTAATCTAACCAGCGCTCAAGCTTGGCAAATCGAGCAAGATAAGATTGCTGCACTTTCGAAACGAGAGAGAGCATCGGCTAGCAGCCTCAACGCTCAAATTAGTATTGTTGATGGCGCCTTTGAGATCGCTAACAACCAAAAGTCAGACGAAATGATGCTAGAAGCGTTTGAAGGCTATATAGCCGACAAGTACCACGCTTAA
- a CDS encoding aldo/keto reductase, translating into MVAKVTIAPQGPDFSELVQGYWRMAEWGMTPQQRLTFLKQHIDLGITTVDHADIYGNYQCEKLFGEALALEPSVREQIQIVTKCDINLCGDHTPDRKINHYDTSAQHIYQSVNNSLERLGVDEIDVLLIHRPDVLMDADEVAEAFNELYKIGKVKHFGVSNFTPRQLELLQSRLGKPLVTNQVEINPLNFEVAHDGTLDQLQMNRIRPMAWSCLAGGELFTGKSEQAVRVRNELEAIRKEVGAASIDQVIYAWVRRLPSKPLPIIGSGKIERVQTAIDALSIELTREQWYRVWVASKGHGVP; encoded by the coding sequence ATGGTTGCAAAAGTAACAATCGCGCCACAAGGCCCAGATTTTTCTGAGCTGGTTCAAGGATACTGGCGTATGGCTGAATGGGGCATGACTCCTCAACAGCGCCTCACTTTTCTTAAACAGCATATCGACTTAGGCATTACCACAGTAGACCATGCAGATATTTATGGGAACTACCAATGTGAGAAGCTGTTCGGCGAAGCGCTCGCTTTAGAGCCAAGTGTTCGCGAGCAGATTCAGATCGTCACTAAGTGCGACATTAACTTGTGTGGAGACCATACTCCTGACCGCAAGATCAACCATTACGACACCAGTGCTCAGCATATTTATCAATCAGTGAACAACTCTTTGGAGCGCCTCGGCGTTGATGAGATTGACGTTCTACTTATTCACCGCCCAGATGTACTAATGGATGCGGATGAAGTGGCAGAAGCGTTCAACGAACTGTATAAGATCGGTAAGGTGAAGCACTTTGGTGTGTCAAACTTCACGCCTCGCCAATTGGAGCTTTTACAATCACGTTTGGGTAAGCCTTTAGTGACCAATCAAGTAGAGATCAATCCACTGAACTTTGAAGTGGCTCATGATGGAACACTCGATCAACTGCAGATGAACCGTATTCGTCCGATGGCATGGTCATGTCTCGCTGGTGGCGAACTGTTTACAGGCAAGAGCGAACAGGCTGTGCGTGTGCGTAATGAGCTGGAAGCGATTCGTAAAGAGGTTGGTGCTGCAAGTATCGACCAAGTGATTTATGCATGGGTTCGTCGTCTGCCATCAAAACCCTTGCCGATTATCGGCTCAGGAAAGATTGAGCGCGTACAAACTGCGATTGATGCGTTGAGCATCGAGTTGACGCGTGAGCAGTGGTATCGAGTTTGGGTAGCATCGAAAGGTCACGGTGTGCCTTAG
- a CDS encoding prepilin-type N-terminal cleavage/methylation domain-containing protein gives MKHKSLSNGFTLLELIIIIVIIGAIAAVAAPRFLSIADDARSASSSTLLENFQTAVNIYQAACLARGGDVEEGRDENATDFNIEGIYSNYTGSCYPVWNSASGIQRTINNNRSCYWLLQDLTNSDHYEDNRYGNSPKEGGSTSRTPSFSNFQLAKQNGYKFLINQPTGEFSYCHFYSIEGDLSQAPFLLYNAVDGEMVTGITDLSNGIDYDEELKKYTVATKP, from the coding sequence ATGAAACATAAATCTCTTAGTAACGGCTTTACACTATTGGAACTGATTATAATTATTGTCATTATTGGAGCTATTGCCGCTGTGGCTGCACCAAGGTTTCTTTCCATCGCCGATGATGCAAGATCAGCATCTAGTTCTACCTTACTAGAAAACTTTCAAACTGCCGTGAACATTTACCAAGCCGCTTGTTTGGCGCGCGGGGGAGATGTAGAAGAAGGGCGTGATGAAAACGCAACTGACTTCAATATCGAAGGTATTTACTCCAATTATACCGGAAGCTGCTACCCGGTTTGGAATTCAGCGTCGGGTATCCAAAGAACGATCAATAACAATCGTTCTTGCTATTGGCTACTACAAGATCTGACTAACTCTGATCATTATGAAGATAACCGCTACGGTAATTCTCCTAAAGAAGGGGGAAGTACGAGCAGAACCCCAAGTTTTTCAAACTTCCAATTAGCTAAACAAAACGGTTACAAATTTCTTATTAATCAACCAACTGGTGAATTTTCCTACTGCCATTTTTACAGCATTGAGGGTGATCTTAGTCAAGCACCATTCCTACTTTATAACGCAGTTGATGGAGAAATGGTCACTGGCATTACCGATCTATCAAACGGTATTGACTATGACGAAGAGCTTAAAAAGTATACGGTAGCTACCAAACCATAA
- the dbpA gene encoding ATP-dependent RNA helicase DbpA: MTTAKFSSIALKPELIQTLDSLGYTEMTPIQALSLPSILGGKDVIGQGKTGSGKTAAFGLGVLQNLRVKRFRVQSLVLCPTRELADQVAKEIRTLARGIHNIKVLTLCGGMPMGPQIGSLEHGAHILVGTPGRILDHLDRGRIDLSELNTLVLDEADRMLEMGFQDAIDAVIDAAPKQRQTLLFSATFPKQIKSIADRIMNNPEMVKVESTHDHSSIQQHFYKLEGTEARDDALELLLLHHQPESAVVFCNTKKEVQNVTDELAHRGFSVIELHGDMEQRERDQALVQFSNKSISILVATDVAARGLDVDNLDAVFNFELSRDPEVHVHRIGRTGRAGSKGVACSFFSEKEMYRVAQIDEYMDMPIEPSELPEKPVAKPYYSNMVTIQIDGGKKAKLRAGDILGALTGQGGIEGKSVGKINLFPMRAYVAVEKSVAKKALRKIESGKMKGRQFRARILK, translated from the coding sequence GTGACCACTGCAAAATTCTCTTCAATTGCCCTAAAACCAGAACTTATTCAAACTCTGGACTCTTTGGGTTATACCGAAATGACACCTATCCAAGCACTGAGCTTGCCTTCTATCCTTGGTGGTAAAGATGTCATCGGCCAAGGCAAAACGGGTTCAGGCAAAACTGCTGCCTTTGGTTTGGGTGTGCTACAAAACCTTCGTGTTAAGCGCTTCCGAGTTCAATCATTGGTGTTATGCCCAACGCGTGAATTGGCTGACCAAGTGGCGAAAGAGATTCGTACACTGGCGCGTGGTATCCATAACATCAAAGTACTCACGCTTTGTGGTGGTATGCCAATGGGACCACAAATTGGTTCTCTAGAGCATGGTGCGCACATTCTTGTGGGTACGCCTGGTCGTATTCTTGATCACCTTGATCGTGGTCGTATCGACCTATCAGAACTGAATACACTAGTTCTTGATGAAGCTGATCGTATGCTAGAGATGGGCTTCCAAGATGCGATTGATGCGGTGATCGATGCAGCGCCGAAACAGCGTCAAACATTGCTGTTTAGTGCGACGTTCCCGAAACAGATCAAGTCTATTGCTGATCGTATTATGAATAACCCAGAAATGGTGAAAGTAGAGTCGACGCACGATCACTCAAGTATTCAGCAGCATTTCTATAAGCTTGAAGGCACAGAAGCGCGTGATGATGCACTAGAGCTGTTGCTTCTTCATCACCAACCAGAGTCTGCGGTTGTTTTCTGTAATACAAAGAAAGAAGTTCAGAACGTAACCGATGAGCTCGCACATCGTGGTTTCAGTGTAATTGAACTGCATGGAGACATGGAGCAACGCGAACGTGATCAGGCGTTGGTTCAGTTCTCAAACAAAAGTATCTCGATTCTAGTGGCAACAGACGTAGCGGCTCGTGGTCTTGATGTTGATAACCTAGATGCTGTATTCAACTTTGAGTTGTCTCGCGACCCTGAAGTTCACGTACACCGAATTGGTCGTACTGGCCGTGCAGGCAGTAAAGGTGTTGCTTGTAGCTTCTTTAGTGAAAAAGAGATGTACCGTGTTGCTCAAATCGATGAGTACATGGATATGCCGATTGAGCCATCTGAATTACCGGAAAAACCGGTTGCGAAGCCATATTACTCAAACATGGTGACGATTCAGATTGATGGCGGTAAGAAGGCGAAGTTACGTGCGGGTGACATCCTAGGTGCACTAACAGGCCAAGGTGGTATTGAGGGTAAGTCGGTAGGTAAGATTAACCTTTTCCCAATGCGTGCGTATGTGGCTGTTGAAAAGTCGGTGGCTAAGAAAGCGTTGCGTAAGATTGAATCTGGAAAGATGAAGGGAAGACAGTTCCGAGCTCGAATTCTTAAGTAA
- a CDS encoding DUF6279 family lipoprotein — protein sequence MKFHRYLAVILVSLATFGCATKFAYNNIDWFIISYIDDLVPLSSTQESELENRLEGLQQWHKSTQLPLYIQQINNIQAKKRQTITADFIGQQGNEIRTHIRTIVTKFSPDIYALSLQLSPEQDQEFLKNFKAKQQEYYDERLSLDDKQAREFYSERLKKRMERWLGEINSEQNIIIKNWANEWVNTNQDWFQYQKNTYQAVSDLVEKKVDLPFVQMTMMQLLLDNASYYPDTLPQKLKTNNQISAKYLVQIAKTSSDTQWQHFMDELSTLKSTLIDLQK from the coding sequence ATGAAATTTCATCGATATTTGGCGGTAATATTGGTAAGCCTTGCCACATTCGGATGTGCGACTAAGTTTGCATACAACAATATTGATTGGTTTATTATCTCGTATATTGACGATCTAGTGCCGCTGAGTTCAACGCAAGAGTCTGAGCTTGAGAATCGGTTGGAAGGGCTACAGCAGTGGCATAAATCCACTCAACTGCCTTTATATATTCAGCAAATCAATAACATTCAGGCAAAAAAGCGGCAAACGATCACCGCTGATTTTATTGGACAGCAGGGTAATGAAATTAGAACGCATATTCGAACTATTGTGACAAAATTTTCGCCAGATATATACGCGTTGAGTTTACAGTTGTCGCCAGAACAGGATCAAGAATTCTTAAAAAACTTCAAAGCGAAACAACAGGAATATTATGATGAGCGTTTATCTTTAGATGATAAACAAGCGCGTGAATTCTATTCCGAACGTCTGAAAAAAAGAATGGAACGTTGGTTAGGAGAAATAAACTCAGAACAGAATATCATCATTAAAAACTGGGCTAACGAGTGGGTAAATACTAATCAAGATTGGTTCCAATACCAGAAGAATACTTATCAAGCCGTATCAGATTTGGTGGAGAAAAAAGTCGACTTACCGTTTGTGCAAATGACGATGATGCAATTGTTGCTCGACAACGCCTCCTATTATCCAGATACGCTTCCTCAGAAGCTTAAAACCAATAATCAAATATCGGCCAAATATCTGGTACAAATTGCGAAGACGAGTAGTGACACTCAATGGCAGCATTTCATGGATGAACTGAGCACTCTCAAATCGACTTTGATCGATCTGCAAAAGTAA
- a CDS encoding 3'-5' exonuclease encodes MPSPSAHSVIVLDFETTGLSPNMGDRAIEIGAVKLVNGEVVDTFQQLMNPGFRVSSFIEGYTGITNNMLRLAPSCEEVMSEFADFIQGSHLVAHNASFDKRFLDAELELVSKGYDGQFACSMLIARRLIQDAPTHKLGDLVRYKQIENDGTFHRALADSEMTAKLWLVMLEELHSHHGITNPDFALMQKISKTSKAAVRQLLEKQRHI; translated from the coding sequence ATGCCATCTCCTTCTGCCCACTCAGTTATCGTACTCGACTTCGAGACCACAGGTCTGTCTCCCAACATGGGCGACCGCGCTATTGAAATTGGTGCTGTTAAGTTAGTAAACGGCGAAGTCGTCGATACGTTTCAGCAGTTGATGAACCCTGGTTTTCGAGTCAGCAGTTTTATTGAGGGCTACACAGGCATTACCAATAACATGTTAAGGCTTGCACCAAGCTGTGAAGAGGTTATGAGTGAGTTCGCAGACTTTATCCAAGGCAGCCATTTGGTGGCACACAACGCCTCTTTTGATAAGCGTTTTTTAGATGCAGAGCTTGAGCTGGTTAGTAAAGGTTATGATGGGCAATTCGCGTGCTCGATGTTGATCGCGCGCCGTTTGATTCAAGATGCACCAACGCATAAGTTGGGTGACCTTGTACGCTACAAACAGATTGAAAATGACGGCACCTTTCACCGAGCGTTAGCAGATTCGGAGATGACAGCTAAACTGTGGCTAGTGATGTTAGAAGAGCTTCACTCTCATCACGGTATCACCAACCCAGACTTTGCTCTAATGCAAAAAATCTCGAAAACAAGCAAAGCAGCGGTACGACAACTGTTAGAGAAGCAAAGACACATATAG
- a CDS encoding PPC domain-containing DNA-binding protein, with protein MITPIAVRLSRGQDLKQAIQSLVKQHQISAGSIASCVGCVSSIHLRLANADQTLEIEAPFEIVSVMGTLTPDHQHIHISLADETGKVIGGHLLEGTIIATTAELILHTYPDLTFTREHDESTGYTELVIK; from the coding sequence ATGATCACTCCAATTGCCGTAAGGCTGTCCAGAGGACAAGATCTCAAACAAGCAATTCAAAGTTTAGTCAAACAACACCAAATTTCAGCAGGCTCGATTGCCTCTTGTGTTGGCTGTGTGTCCTCTATCCATCTTCGTTTAGCCAACGCTGACCAGACTCTTGAAATCGAAGCACCGTTTGAGATTGTGTCAGTAATGGGGACTCTGACGCCCGACCACCAGCACATTCATATTTCACTCGCAGATGAAACAGGTAAAGTCATTGGCGGGCACCTGCTGGAAGGCACAATCATCGCAACCACCGCTGAGCTTATCTTGCACACCTACCCAGATCTCACATTTACGCGCGAACATGACGAGTCGACCGGATATACCGAACTTGTCATCAAATAA
- a CDS encoding DEAD/DEAH box helicase produces the protein MPFSKLGLSSPIVKAVNALGYDKPTSIQEKAIPIVLSGRNLIAAAQTGTGKTASFVLPILEILSKGTTQRKKRIRAVILAPTRELAVQVDRNIKKYAKHLNLTSLAMYGGVEYKHQKERLIEGVDILVATPGRLIDMYGQKAVYFEEVEVLVLDEADRMLDMGFIEDINKIIARLPQDVQNLLFSATLSNPVRDLAKSAIQEAEEISIAKHAASKANIEQWLVTVDKDRKSALLSHMIQEGNWEQALIFIETKHGAAKLVSQLEKRGIHAESFHSGRSQAIREKVLADFKKGKVQFLVATGVAARGIDIDNLTRVVNYDLPFPADDYVHRIGRTGRADASGEAISFLSKDDFKNLCIIEKRLGHLIERRVIEGFEPRKPVPISVLNFVPKHKREQQNLRIL, from the coding sequence ATGCCATTTTCCAAACTTGGATTAAGCTCCCCTATTGTTAAAGCCGTTAATGCACTCGGCTACGACAAGCCGACATCAATCCAAGAAAAAGCAATTCCTATTGTTCTTTCTGGTCGTAACCTTATCGCTGCAGCGCAAACCGGTACCGGTAAAACCGCGAGTTTTGTGTTGCCGATTTTGGAGATATTAAGTAAAGGGACAACTCAGCGTAAAAAACGTATTCGTGCCGTGATCCTTGCACCAACGCGTGAACTAGCGGTTCAGGTTGATCGCAATATCAAAAAGTATGCAAAGCACCTAAACCTGACCTCATTAGCAATGTACGGTGGTGTTGAATACAAGCACCAAAAAGAACGCTTAATTGAAGGTGTTGATATCTTGGTTGCGACCCCAGGTCGCTTGATCGACATGTACGGTCAAAAAGCCGTGTACTTTGAAGAAGTAGAAGTATTAGTACTTGATGAAGCAGACCGCATGCTAGACATGGGCTTCATTGAAGACATCAACAAAATCATTGCACGCCTTCCTCAAGACGTACAAAACTTGCTGTTCTCAGCTACCTTATCTAACCCAGTTCGTGATCTTGCTAAGAGCGCTATTCAAGAAGCGGAAGAGATCTCAATTGCTAAGCACGCAGCATCAAAAGCCAACATAGAACAGTGGCTAGTGACGGTCGATAAAGACCGCAAATCAGCGCTCTTGAGCCATATGATTCAGGAAGGAAACTGGGAGCAAGCGTTAATCTTCATCGAGACCAAACACGGCGCAGCCAAACTGGTTTCTCAGTTGGAGAAACGTGGTATTCACGCAGAATCATTCCACAGTGGCCGCAGCCAAGCGATTCGTGAAAAAGTCCTAGCAGACTTCAAGAAAGGAAAAGTACAATTCCTTGTGGCAACAGGTGTCGCTGCTCGCGGTATCGATATCGACAACCTGACTCGCGTAGTCAACTACGACTTACCGTTCCCTGCAGATGACTATGTACACCGTATCGGTCGTACTGGACGTGCAGATGCATCCGGTGAGGCGATTTCATTCCTTTCTAAAGATGACTTTAAAAATCTTTGTATCATCGAGAAGCGTCTCGGCCATTTGATTGAGCGTCGTGTGATTGAAGGGTTTGAGCCTCGTAAACCAGTACCAATTTCTGTGCTTAACTTCGTACCTAAGCACAAAAGAGAACAACAGAATTTACGCATTCTGTAA